AAGCAGTTCAGGAAAGTCCGGGAAAGTAACCCGGACTTTTTTTATCCGTAAAATGAAATAGTTTTGATTTACACCTCCGGCCACACACCGGAACCGTGTACCGGCCACACACCGGTTGTAATACACACATAAACAACACACGCACACACACAATCCCATGCTTACCCCTATTGCTGTTCGTCGCGTTATCGCGGCCTTTGTCTTCGTCGGTTTACTTACCGTTTTCAGTGCCTTCCGCTCCCATCGCATGAACGCTGTGCGCGTAAAATGGAGCACGCAGGTAGTTAAACTCTCCGAAACCGAAGCCGAACTCCGTTTTACAGCCCAGATTCCCGGTGGCTGGCACATGTTTTCCCAAACCGTGCCTGATGTAAACGGACCGATGGCACTTAACTTCGAATTCGACGCGTCTGCCGAATACGAAACCGTGGGTCAGCCTGTAGAAAATGGTAAAGTAAAACCCGTTTACGAACCCGCAATTGATATGCAGGTAAACAGCCTTGAAGGCCAGGTTATGTATATCCAGAAAGTAAAGCTTAGTCCCGGTAAACAACCCGTAATCCGTGGCGTGATTAACTACATGCTGAGCAACACCAACGAAATGCTTCCGCCCGACGAAGAGGAGCTGGAAATCAGCATAAACTAACCAAATTCACTCTTCCACATCATTTTTTACGATAATAAACGCAAAGATCGTGGAGAAACCCTTACTTTTGGGTTTGCTCAACGATCTTTTCCTTTTATATGAAAGTAAACAACCTCATCCGACTACCCTTGCTGGCTGCGGTACTGCTTTTTGCGGTAGCGCCTGTTTGGGGACAAATCCTTAATCCGGTTAAATGGTCAGCCTCGGTGATAAAAACCGGCGACGGCACAGCTGAACTCGTGGTTCAGGCCAGCATTCAGAAAAACTGGCACCTCTACACACAAAACCCGGGCGACGGTCCGCTGCCCACTTCATTTGCTTTTAAACCCTCGGCCGATTATCAGCTGGTGGGCGGTGTAATTGAGGGCAAGTCGATAAAAAAGTTTGAGGAAATGTTTGGCGGCGAAATCAGCTACTACGAAAACTCCGCCACGTTCCGCCAGAAAATAAAAGTGCTCAACGCAAAACCGTTTACCATCACCGGCACGGTAGAAGGCATGTCGTGCGATGATTCGCGCTGTGTACAGCTTGATCCGACCAAGCTGGTGTTTGAGGTGAAGGATGTGCTGAGCGGAGCCGGAGCGCCGGCAGCAAACGGGCCTACGGGAGCAACGGGTGCAACCGGCGAAATGCCTTTGAAAGCCGATCTGGGTACTACAGCTTCGGGTGGTGACGCATCAGGCTGCGGCTGTGATTCGCTTAAAGCCATGATAGCCGGACTAAGCGTAAATGGCGACGGCAACAGCAAAAAGAAAATTGCCTACACTGGCGGCCCCTGCAAGTTTGAACTGAACAAACCGATGGATGTGAAACTCGAAGATGCGGGTGTAGCTGAAGACAAATCGTTCTGGGGCATTTTCATTGCAGGCTTTATTGGCGGTTTTCTTGCACTGCTCACTCCCTGCGTGTTCCCGATGATTCCGATGACGGTGAGCTTCTTTACCAAACGCAGTAAAGACCGCGCCACAGGTATTCGTAATGCTGTTATTTATGCACTTTCCATCATTGGCATTTATGTTACACTCGGCCTGCTGGTAACCAGCATTTTTGGTTCCGATGCACTCAACGAAATGTCGAGCAACGTGTTCTTCAACCTGTTGTTCTTTGTGGTGTTCATTGTGTTTGCCGTATCGTTTTTTGGGGCGTTTGAAATTGTACTGCCCAGCAGTCTGGTAAACAAAGTGGATCAGGCCTCAGACCGTGGCGGACTCATCGGCATTTTGTTCATGGCGTTTACGCTTTCGCTCGTGTCGTTTTCGTGTACTGGTCCCATTATTGGCACCCTGCTTGTAGAAACCGGCCGCGATGGCAATTTCCTCGGACCTGCCATTGGCATGTTTGGTTTCTCGCTGGCGCTGGCATTGCCTTTTGCCTTGTTTGCCATGTTTCCGGGCTGGCTCAATACACTTCCCAAATCAGGTGGCTGGCTTAACTCGGTGAAAGTTACACTGGGCTTTGTTGAACTTGCCCTCGCGCTTAAATTCCTTTCTACCGTTGACCTGGCTTACCATTGGGAATTCTTAACCCGGGAAGTGTTTCTGGCGCTCTGGATTATCATTGCTTTCCTGCTGGGCCTTTATCTTATTGGAAAAATCAAATTCTCGCACGACAGTGAGCTTAAACATGTAAGTGTGCCGCGCATCATGCTGGCCATAATTACATTCTCGTTTGGTGTGTATATGATTCCCGGTTTGTTTGGTGCGCCCACTAACTTCATCAGCGGTTATCTTCCCCCTTCGTATTACAAAGAGTGGAAAGATCCGAATGAAGGGGACTGCCCGATTGGCCTGAGCTGCTTTCACGATTTTGAAGAAGGCATGTGTTACGCCAAAAGTGTGGGCAAGCCCGTGCTGGTTGACTTTACCGGCTATGCCTGCGTAAACTGCCGCAAAATGGAAGACAACGTTTGGCCGCAGCCCGAAGTGTATAAGCACATCAGTAATGATTACGTACTTATTTCATTGTATGTGGATGATAAAAAAGAACTGCCTGCCGACAAGCAGTTTACCACTGCCGACGGGGTAAAAATTACCACCTATGGTAAAAAATGGAGTTTGATGGAGCGTGAAAATTTCAATCAGAACTCCCAGCCGCTTTATGTGTTGATGGACAACAACGGTAAAGTACTCGCCAAACCGCAGGGCTACACACCCAACGCCTCTGAGTATGCCCTGTTTCTCGAAAAAGGTTTGAAAGTTTACAACGAACGCATGAAACAGGCTGAAGCAGAAGAAGCTCCGAAAGCCGATTCAACCGCCAAAAAATAAATTTCCCTCACAAAAAATCCCGCATCACACACGATGCGGGATTTTTTTATGCCTCACTGCTTCCGTTCCACTCGGCATAAAACTGATCGAGGAACTGAAGCATAAACTGGTGCCGCTGTTCGGCCAGTTGTTTGCCGGTGGCGGTGTTCATACGGTCTTTCAGCAGCAGCAGTTTTTCGTAGAAATGATTGATGGTGGGCGCTGTGGTGTGTTTATATTCCTCGCGGCTCATAGTGAGGTTGGGAGGAATTGCCGGATTGTAAAGCTCGCGGTTTTTGTGCCCGCCGTAAGTGAATGCGCGCGCAATGCCAATAGCGCCAATGGCATCGAGCCGGTCGGCATCCTGCACCACCTGCATTTCGGGCGAGGTGAACACCTGCTCGCCAAAGCTGGCTTTAAACGACATGTAGCGGATGATGTTTTGCACATGTACAATGCGCGCATCGTCGAGCCCTTCGGCTTTCAGAAATTCGCCGGCCAGTTGTGGGCCAAGCTCTTCATTACCATTATTAAACTTACTGTCGGCAATATCGTGCAGCAGGGCAGTAAGCTCAACCACAAGTGCATCTACATGTTCGGTTTTGCTGATGAGCCTTGCTGTGTTGCGCACACGTTCAATATGCCACCAGTCATGCCCGGCCTCGGCATTTTGCAAGGTCTTGCGCACGTACGCTTCTGTACGTTCGAGAAGTGTTTCGTGAAAAGACATAAACGGAATTAAATACGGCGTAATTCGAAATTCATACCGAGATACACTTTGCGCACCTGTTCGTCGGCGGCAAGTTCTTCGGCGGTGCCGGCTTTGAGTATCTGCCCTTCAAACAGCAGGTAAGCGCGGTCAACCAGTGCCAGCGTTTCGTGCACGTTGTGGTCGGTGATGAGAATGCCGATGTTTTTTTTCTTCAAACTATACACCACCTGCTGAATATCTTCCACCGCAATCGGATCCACTCCGGCAAACGGCTCATCGAGCAGGATAAAGTTGGGCGAGGTAGCCAGCGCGCGGGCAATTTCGGTACGGCGGCGCTCGCCACCCGAAAGGTTATCGCCGGCATTTTTACGGATGTGGTGCAGCGCAAACTCATCAAGCAGCGTTTCGAGTTTCTGCTCCTGCTCGCCTTTGGTGAGTTTAGTCATTTGCAACACCGCGCGTATGTTGTCTTCCACACTCAGCTTGCGGAATACCGATTTTTCCTGCGCCAGATAACCAATACCCAGCTGTGCACGACGATACATCGGCTCATGGGTAATGTCTTTATCGTCGAGGTAAATGCGGCCTTCGTTTGGTTTCACCATGCCCACAATCATGTAAAACGAAGTGGTTTTACCCGCACCGTTTGGCCCGAGCAGCCCTACTACTTCGCCCTGACGCACCTCAATGGATACATCTTTCACGACTGTGCGGCCTTTGTAGCGTTTTACAATGTGTTCGGCTCCGAGAATCATGCGTTGCAAAGATGCAGAAAAAGTATAAACTGAGGTGTTAAGAAGTGTGAGCAAACAGATCAGAACAAAATCTGCAGCGAAAGCCTCACACCTACTTTCTGGATGCCGGGATGATCGAGGTAGCGCAAACGCCAGAATACATCAACGCGGAAAAACTTGAAGATGTTTTCAATGCCCGCGCCCGCTTCAAGGTACGGCCCGCGATTGAGGGTATAAAGCTGATTGGGAAAAAGAAGCTCTTCGCGGTTGTCTAACCGCGCGCTGCCAATTACGCCCCGGAACGAAGCTACCTCGCGCCACTTCAGCTTACGCATGAGCGGAATTTTATTGAGGAAAAATCCGTCGAAATGGTGAATGAGAATGCACTGCGCATACTGATCGCTGGCAAACTCAAAATAGTTCATGGTATTGAATGCGGCCCAGTCGTATATGATGGTTTCGTTGCCCGCATGCAGCACCATGAGCGGAAACGGTACAGTGCCCCAGATTTTTCCGGCCTCCAGTACATAATTTATGTAGCCAATTGGATTGATGCGGATACGGTCGTCCACATTAATACTCAGCCGGTGATACGCGTAATCACTTCCAAACACGCCCTTCAAACCGGCATTGTACTGCACCTGCACAATCGGGTAAATTGTACCCAAACTCACGCGCGAAAACACACTCTCCACATACCGCTCCTGATAGGCAAAACGTGTGGTAAGCTGAATTTCGGAAGCCGTAATGCCGGGTTTGTATTCGTTATTGCCGTTACCTATCGGATGCAGATAAACTGTGGCGCCAAGCGGAAACAGATTTTTATGTACCAGATTGAGCTTGGTATTCAGGCCCGGAAACCAGTCGCGCTCATACCACAAACTGTACTGCTCCACGCGCAGCATATTGTCGAGCGGTGTGCGGCGGAAAAGTGCGGCAAGGCCGTTATCAGCAGTAAACGCATTGTTGCTCTGACCTAATATTTCGTAGTCGTTTTTGTAATTGCCACCCACCAGCTGCCTCGGCTTTTTGGTGATGAATGATTTGAAGGCAAACGAATACTTGAAATCATCATCGCGGAAACCATATGCCGCATAGCCGCTAAACTCTACCCATTTACTGAAATTGTTACTGGTTCGTCCGCCCAAACGCACACGCCAGCCTTCAATGCGGTTGTTGCTCACCGTGTTGTACCACGGACCAAATTCAAACGGGCCAATGACTTTGTAACCTGTGTAAGCCGTGATTATGATATTCTCCCACGATTTATAAATGGGCAAATGCTGTATGGAATCAACCATTGCATAAATCTGCCTTTCGGTAGCATTCAGCGAATCGTGGCGGGCATTGACCCAGAATGCACTGTCGCGTTTTTCGGCGCCTTCCTGCACCACCAGATTATCGGTGCGTGTATAAAACTCCACATCGCGCGGCTTGCTGACAATGATGTTTTTGTACGACGATGTTTTTCGACCATACATGCCAAGCTGTTTATCCTGCAAGGCAAAATCGGCCACCATTTTCTCTTTCACCAGCATCCATTTTCCCGACGCGTCATCAAACTCCTGAATTATCGAAAATGCATTTACATAGTTAATGTTTGCATCATCGGTAATTTTCATCTCAATGCGTTTAAGCGCAAAAGCCGTATCGGCAATCCACATATTCCCTTCAAACAACAGTTCCTGCTTGCGGCGTGGCTTAAACTGAATGTGATAGCACCAGTGATTGTCGATCAGCAAACTATCATTGAGGTAATATTTGTAGTAGAAAATACCGTTATCAGAAATCGGACTCACGAAGAGTTTGCCAAAGAGCATGATGTTGTTGTCATACAAATTGGCATTCTGATACATTTCGCCGGTAAGTTTGGAAATGCTGGCATCTTCCACACCAGAAACTTTCGAGCCTTTAATTACTTCCTTGCGCAAACGCGGATCGGTACGGTAGTAAAAATCGGAAACCGACTCGCTGAAGAAAAGCGGGAGTTTGGGTTTTTCGGTGGGATTGGTGGAGTCGATATTATCAAAAATAAACTTTACCGGTTGCAGCACTTTTCGTTTCTGAAAATCTTCGGTAATGTTATTGAGGTCGAACTCCATTTTGTTATAGACCTCGTATTCATAAGCATCGTATTTCTCTTCGTTGTTATTATCGCGGTTTGCCCACACGCCCCGCAGAATGCGGTAGGCAGGGTTTTCGCCGGGGCGGATAACCACTTCGGCAAGGCTGTTGGCATTGACTTCCATGCCAATATTAACCACCTGTGCGGCTGCATTTTTTTTGAGCGGAAGTGTAATGGTTTTGTAGCCGATGTAATTGGCCCGGATGGAGTCTGTAAGCCGAGAGGATGTAATGCGGTAGTTTCCTTCCACATCAGAAACCGCACCAATATTGGTTCCGAGCAGATATACACTTACAAAGGGCATCGGCTCGTTGGTATTCTTATCGTATATTTTTCCGGATATGCGGTATTGTTGCTGTGCCCACAGGCTGCACGCACACAAAACCAACATCACCACGCACAGTAGTCGTTGAAGCATTTTACTCAGAGGGCTTGGGAATTCTAAGATAAGCACTCTTTTGGAAAGAAAAACCAGATTTTCTGTGGCGGCAGTAATTTTTCAGGCTGTAATTGCAAACGCCCGTTCAGCAATAATCTTAAACCATGCCGTAAACTTTTCAGGTTCGGCAGACATTTCAGCCAGTAAATCATCTCTGCGTACCCATCTCCAGTCCATTACTTCAGCCGGATCAGGCTGCGGGTTGGTGTCGGAAATACCTGTAAATACATGATCGAGTTCATGTTCGGTAAGTTCATGATCAAGATCAGCGCGGTAAATGAACTGGAACTGATGTGTGAGTTCGCAAACCATTCCCATTTCTTCGCGCAGGCGGCGCACGGCGGCCTCACCGGCAGTTTCACCATCGCGGGGATGGCTGCAGCAGGTGTTTGTCCAAAGCCCGCCCGAATGGTATTTCTCAAGTGCGCGGCGATGTATGAGCAATTCGCCCCGGCTGTTGAACACGAAAACCGAAATAGCCCGGTGCAGGAGTCCTTTACGGTGTGCATCAAGCTTTTCCATGAGCCCTGTCTGACGATCGTGTTCGTCAACCAGCACAACAAACTCGGTGGTGTTGATCATTTCTTAACGGGCGATACTTTTAAAATGGCCGCGAGTTGCTGCTTTTCGGCAGCACTTAGCTGTGTGCTTTGTTCGAGGTATTTGGCAATGCGGCAATAAAGATCGTAATCATCAGCCGATAATTGACTGAGGCCTTCAAGCAAAAACTTTTTATCGGCGGCAAGCTGTGTGTTGTAGCCCAGAAAAGAAGGTGCGCCGCACTGTACCGTAAATCGAAGGTAACGCAGCTCCATCAGCTGAGGCTGTTTTGTCACTGCGGCTTCGAGTTTGGCCTTGCCCGAATTGAAACGGGAAAGCTTGGTGTACGGGTTTGCCGAAAATTGCGCATGAATTGTTTCACCCGCACCCAGATAACCGTGCATTACTGCATTGCTTTCAACCGTATGCCCGCGCACCATACCAAGCAATGATTCGCAAAGCGTTTCTCCTTTGCTGGCATTTTCGAAACGGTTGCGCACCTGCAACAACGTGGGCGATGGCGCACCGGCCGCCACGGCTGTAAGCAGTAAAAGCAGCATTGCAGCTATACGCATCAGATCAGGTTAAGGCTGTGGCGCACGTACGACGTAACAAACAATGCATACTTGCGGCGGTTGGGAATACGCACACGCTCATCAAGAATATGTCTGGGCGCAAGCGATTTGATTTTGCGAAACAGTGAGAAATAGTAGATATAAGCCACATACACACCAAACCTTGCCTTACGCGAAAGTTTGAGAATGCCTTCGTAACCGTTTCTGAAATCAACCTCAATATCTTCTTCCACGCGGCGTTTGGTTTCCTCGTCCCAGCGTGTAATATCCACACCCGGAAAATACGTGCGCCCCATTCCCACATAATCATCACGCATATCGCGCAGGAAGTTGATTTTCTGAAATGCCGAACCCAGCCGCATTGCATACCAGCGCAGTTCTTCGTATTTCGCATTATCCCCTTCCACAAATACTTTCAGGCACATCAGGCCCACCACTTCAGCCGAGCCAAGAATATACTTTTCGTATTCGTCCTGACTATACTCGCGCTTACCCAGATCCATTTCCATACTGAACAGAAATGCATCAATGAGCTCACGGTCTATACCGTAGCGGTTTACTACTTCCTGAAAGCTTTGCAGGATGGGATTGAGGCTGATACGCTGTTCGATGGCGAGATAGGTATCACGCTTAAAATCGGCAAGCAGTTGTTTCTTGTCGAAATCGTGAAACGTATCTACAATTTCGTCGGCAAAGCGCACAAAGCCGTAGATGGAGTAAATCGGATCACGGAATTCTTTGGCAAGGAAGCGAATGCCCAGCGAGAACGAGGTACTGTAGGCGCGCGTTACCTGCCGGCTGGTGCGGATACAAACGTGGTCATACAAGCTTTTCATGGGCTTTTGCTTTTTGTTCGTGAGCTACAAGATCACTTACCACCAAGCCGGAAATGAGTGACGGCGGCACTCCCGGGCCGGGCACAGTAAGCTGTCCGGTATAGTAGAGGTTGGAAATTTTGTTGCTTTTTACAGATGGTTTCATAAATGCAGTTTGCCGCAGTGTATTGGCCAAACCGTAAGCATTGCCGCGGAACGAGTTGTAATCATTTACAAAATCGCGGTGGGCATAGCTGCGTTTATACACAATGTGCGAACGAATATCATGCCCGGCCTGACGTTCAAG
The nucleotide sequence above comes from Bacteroidota bacterium. Encoded proteins:
- a CDS encoding sugar transporter, with the translated sequence MNAVRVKWSTQVVKLSETEAELRFTAQIPGGWHMFSQTVPDVNGPMALNFEFDASAEYETVGQPVENGKVKPVYEPAIDMQVNSLEGQVMYIQKVKLSPGKQPVIRGVINYMLSNTNEMLPPDEEELEISIN
- a CDS encoding thioredoxin fold domain-containing protein, which codes for MKVNNLIRLPLLAAVLLFAVAPVWGQILNPVKWSASVIKTGDGTAELVVQASIQKNWHLYTQNPGDGPLPTSFAFKPSADYQLVGGVIEGKSIKKFEEMFGGEISYYENSATFRQKIKVLNAKPFTITGTVEGMSCDDSRCVQLDPTKLVFEVKDVLSGAGAPAANGPTGATGATGEMPLKADLGTTASGGDASGCGCDSLKAMIAGLSVNGDGNSKKKIAYTGGPCKFELNKPMDVKLEDAGVAEDKSFWGIFIAGFIGGFLALLTPCVFPMIPMTVSFFTKRSKDRATGIRNAVIYALSIIGIYVTLGLLVTSIFGSDALNEMSSNVFFNLLFFVVFIVFAVSFFGAFEIVLPSSLVNKVDQASDRGGLIGILFMAFTLSLVSFSCTGPIIGTLLVETGRDGNFLGPAIGMFGFSLALALPFALFAMFPGWLNTLPKSGGWLNSVKVTLGFVELALALKFLSTVDLAYHWEFLTREVFLALWIIIAFLLGLYLIGKIKFSHDSELKHVSVPRIMLAIITFSFGVYMIPGLFGAPTNFISGYLPPSYYKEWKDPNEGDCPIGLSCFHDFEEGMCYAKSVGKPVLVDFTGYACVNCRKMEDNVWPQPEVYKHISNDYVLISLYVDDKKELPADKQFTTADGVKITTYGKKWSLMERENFNQNSQPLYVLMDNNGKVLAKPQGYTPNASEYALFLEKGLKVYNERMKQAEAEEAPKADSTAKK
- a CDS encoding HD domain-containing protein, with protein sequence MSFHETLLERTEAYVRKTLQNAEAGHDWWHIERVRNTARLISKTEHVDALVVELTALLHDIADSKFNNGNEELGPQLAGEFLKAEGLDDARIVHVQNIIRYMSFKASFGEQVFTSPEMQVVQDADRLDAIGAIGIARAFTYGGHKNRELYNPAIPPNLTMSREEYKHTTAPTINHFYEKLLLLKDRMNTATGKQLAEQRHQFMLQFLDQFYAEWNGSSEA
- the lptB gene encoding LPS export ABC transporter ATP-binding protein — encoded protein: MILGAEHIVKRYKGRTVVKDVSIEVRQGEVVGLLGPNGAGKTTSFYMIVGMVKPNEGRIYLDDKDITHEPMYRRAQLGIGYLAQEKSVFRKLSVEDNIRAVLQMTKLTKGEQEQKLETLLDEFALHHIRKNAGDNLSGGERRRTEIARALATSPNFILLDEPFAGVDPIAVEDIQQVVYSLKKKNIGILITDHNVHETLALVDRAYLLFEGQILKAGTAEELAADEQVRKVYLGMNFELRRI
- a CDS encoding carboxypeptidase-like regulatory domain-containing protein, giving the protein MLQRLLCVVMLVLCACSLWAQQQYRISGKIYDKNTNEPMPFVSVYLLGTNIGAVSDVEGNYRITSSRLTDSIRANYIGYKTITLPLKKNAAAQVVNIGMEVNANSLAEVVIRPGENPAYRILRGVWANRDNNNEEKYDAYEYEVYNKMEFDLNNITEDFQKRKVLQPVKFIFDNIDSTNPTEKPKLPLFFSESVSDFYYRTDPRLRKEVIKGSKVSGVEDASISKLTGEMYQNANLYDNNIMLFGKLFVSPISDNGIFYYKYYLNDSLLIDNHWCYHIQFKPRRKQELLFEGNMWIADTAFALKRIEMKITDDANINYVNAFSIIQEFDDASGKWMLVKEKMVADFALQDKQLGMYGRKTSSYKNIIVSKPRDVEFYTRTDNLVVQEGAEKRDSAFWVNARHDSLNATERQIYAMVDSIQHLPIYKSWENIIITAYTGYKVIGPFEFGPWYNTVSNNRIEGWRVRLGGRTSNNFSKWVEFSGYAAYGFRDDDFKYSFAFKSFITKKPRQLVGGNYKNDYEILGQSNNAFTADNGLAALFRRTPLDNMLRVEQYSLWYERDWFPGLNTKLNLVHKNLFPLGATVYLHPIGNGNNEYKPGITASEIQLTTRFAYQERYVESVFSRVSLGTIYPIVQVQYNAGLKGVFGSDYAYHRLSINVDDRIRINPIGYINYVLEAGKIWGTVPFPLMVLHAGNETIIYDWAAFNTMNYFEFASDQYAQCILIHHFDGFFLNKIPLMRKLKWREVASFRGVIGSARLDNREELLFPNQLYTLNRGPYLEAGAGIENIFKFFRVDVFWRLRYLDHPGIQKVGVRLSLQILF
- the idi gene encoding isopentenyl-diphosphate Delta-isomerase translates to MINTTEFVVLVDEHDRQTGLMEKLDAHRKGLLHRAISVFVFNSRGELLIHRRALEKYHSGGLWTNTCCSHPRDGETAGEAAVRRLREEMGMVCELTHQFQFIYRADLDHELTEHELDHVFTGISDTNPQPDPAEVMDWRWVRRDDLLAEMSAEPEKFTAWFKIIAERAFAITA
- a CDS encoding phytoene/squalene synthase family protein — translated: MKSLYDHVCIRTSRQVTRAYSTSFSLGIRFLAKEFRDPIYSIYGFVRFADEIVDTFHDFDKKQLLADFKRDTYLAIEQRISLNPILQSFQEVVNRYGIDRELIDAFLFSMEMDLGKREYSQDEYEKYILGSAEVVGLMCLKVFVEGDNAKYEELRWYAMRLGSAFQKINFLRDMRDDYVGMGRTYFPGVDITRWDEETKRRVEEDIEVDFRNGYEGILKLSRKARFGVYVAYIYYFSLFRKIKSLAPRHILDERVRIPNRRKYALFVTSYVRHSLNLI